The Bacillus marinisedimentorum DNA segment ATCCGAATCGGCATAGACCGCCCTAAAAACGGCATGCCAATCGTAAATTATGTTCTTGGCACATTTACAGAAGAAGAAGCACCGCTTGTTGATGAAGCGGTCAGACGCAGTGCTGAGGCTTGTGAAAGCTGGCTCTCGCAGCCATTTACAGAGGTCATGAATACATTCAATAAATGAATACATGGAGCCCGCTTCGGCAATACTAATGCCATGTTTTTAAAAAGGCGTTGTTATATTACTGTTGATTCCCCTGTCACTCGGGGGCGTTTGAGAAAGAAATCTCACATCAACAATAAAATGTAACGCAGCCTTGAAAATGGCATAACATTGTCAGGAGGGTCTATTCCATGGCTATCAAATATTTTTGCCGCCACTGCGGGACTGCAATCGGGTCCATTGAGCGCCGCGAAGTCAGCAGTGAGCAGCTGGGCTTTGATCATTTATCAAACGACGAAAGGGCAGAGATGATCCGTTATTTGTCCAACGGTGATGTCCATGTAAATACAATTTGTGAAGATTGCCAGGAAACACTTGAACGAAATCCTGATTATCACCAGTGGCACACTTTTATTCAGTAGTTTCCATGCAGCCTGCGGATAAGTGGATGAGGATGAACGCTTTGGCTCCTATAGGCCAGAGCATTTTTCTGTTTCTTAGTTTAATGAAATAATGGATGCCGGACCATGCATAAACTTAAAATAGTAAACCCGATGCTGAAGAAGCTTGCCGGAGGCGAACCGGGTTTCAGGGGTAAAGTGGAGGAGGAATCATCTTTGAGAGGATTGCAGCACTATTTTTTAAACAGCAACGATGCCCAGTCCATCGTGGATGGATTTGATGAAGGTCTCAGGGAACAGCTTGCTGCAGGTCTTACCGGAGCAGCGCGCCCATTATTGCTGGCATCGCTGTATAAGTCAACAAACCGCCCGCAGCTCGTCGTAACGCACAATCTTTTTCAAGCGCAAAAAATATATGACGACCTGGCCGAACTGGTTGGGGAAGATGAAGTCTATCTTTATCCGGTGAATGAATTGATCGCTTCAGAAATAGCGGTGGCAAGCCCCGAGCTGAAAGGACAGCGGATTGAGGCTCTCAATTACTGGGCAGAGCATGAGAAGGGGATTATCATCGCACCGGTTGCCGGACTCAGGCGGATGCTCCCGCCCAAATCGGTCTGGAAGTACAGCCAGCTTGATTTTACTGTAGGTGAAGAGATCGATGTGGAGGAGTACCTGGCCAAGCTTGTCAACATGGGCTATGAACGAACAGGCATGGTATCCGCTCCGGGCGAATTCAGTATGAGAGGCGGCATTATTGATGTTTATCCTTTGACAGAAGCCATGCCGCTGCGCATTGAACTTTTCGACACGGAAATAGATTCAATCCGTTACTTCGACGTGGAAGATCAACGGTCACAGGATAAAACGGAAACAGTCAGAATCGGCCCGGCAACGGAAGTGCTGCTTTACAATGATGAGTTTGAACGGGGCGCTTCCCGGCTGGAAGAAGAACTTTCGAAAAGCTTGAAAAAAGTGAAAGACGCATCTGTCAAAGAGCAGATGTCCGAAAAGGTCTCTTCTGAAATCGATCAATTGAAAAACGGGCAGACATTTGAACAGATTTTCAAGTACATGGGACTTTTCTATAAAAAGACTGAAAGTTTACTAGACTATTTACCAGAAAATGGATTGGTGATGATGGATGAAATCTCACGGATCCATGAAACCTCGTCCACGCTGGATAAAGAGGAAGCGGATTGGCATACATCGCTGCTGCAAATCGGCAAAATCGTGTCTGATATCCCATTGTCACACCATCTCGGCGATTTACTGCAGAAAACGGCCAGGCCGCGGTTGTATTTATCATTGTTTTTAAAACATGTACCGCATACGAATCCGCAAAATATCATTAATTTCATGTGCCGGTCGATGCAGAACTTCCACGGTCAGATGCATGTACTGAAAGGCGAGCTGGACCGGTGGAAGCACAGCGGTTATCGTGTTGTTTTTCTTGCCGCGGATGAAAAGCGCGTCGAAAAGCTGCAGTCTGTCCTGGATGATTATGATATTGAGGCGGGTGTCCTGGACAGGGATGCTGAAGTTCCGGGTGCCGGCCAATTCATTATGGAGGCTGATCTGTCATCGGGATTTGAACTCCCTGGCATAAAACTTGCTGTCATCACCGAGGAAGAATTGTTCAAGAAGAAATCCAAAAAGCCGAAGCGGCGGCAAAAGCTGTCCAATGCCGAGCGCATCAAAAGTTATTCAGAGCTTAAGGTCGGCGATTACGTCGTACATGTCAACCATGGCATCGGTAAATATCTTGGCATAGAAACGCTTGAAATCAACGGCATCCATAAGGATTATCTTCATGTGAAATACTCCGGCAATGATAAGCTCTATGTGCCGGTCGAACAAATCGACCAGGTCCAGAAGTATGTCGGTTCGGAAGGGAAAGAGCCGAAAGTATACAAACTCGGCGGAACGGAATGGAAAAAGGTGAAAAGCCGCGTCCAATCATCTGTGCAGGATATTGCCGATGATCTCATTAAACTGTATGCGGAACGGGAATCGACGCCAGGTTATCCGTACAGTGAAGATACGGAAGAACAGCGCCAGTTCGAATCCGCTTTTCCTTACCAGGAAACGGAGGACCAGCTCAGGACGATCCAGGAAATCAAAGAAGACATGGAAAAGGCCAGGCCGATGGACCGGCTCCTTTGCGGTGATGTCGGTTATGGAAAAACAGAGGTTGCCATCCGGGCCGCATTCAAGGCGATTATGGAGGGGAAACAGGTTGCTTTCCTGGTGCCGACTACAATCCTGGCACAGCAGCATTTTGAGACAATCAGTGAACGGTTCCAGGATCATGCAATCAATATCGGCATGCTCAGCCGGTTCCGCACAAGGAAACAGCAGAATGAAACGATCAAAGGCCTCAAGGCAGGCACTGTCGATATCGTCATAGGGACACACCGCTTGCTGTCAAAAGACCTGAAATTCAGGGATCTGGGCCTGCTCATCATTGATGAAGAGCAGCGCTTCGGTGTGACCCATAAGGAAAAAATCAAGCAAATGCGCGCAAATGTAGATGTGCTGACCCTTACAGCCACGCCGATTCCAAGGACGCTTCACATGTCGATGCTCGGAGTGCGCGACCTTTCCGTCATTGAAACCCCGCCGGAAAATCGTTTTCCGGTCCAGACGTATGTGGTCGAATATAACGGCGCCCTTGTAAGAGAAGCAATCGAACGGGAATTGGGCCGCGGCGGGCAGGTATATTTTCTATATAACCGGGTGGAGGACATCGAGAGAAAGGCGGAAGAAATTTCGATGCTTGTGCCGGATGCCCGTGTAACCTTCGCACACGGGAAAATGAATGAAACCGAGCTCGAAGCGGTAATGATCGACTTTCTGGAAGGCCATTATGATGTTCTTGTCAGCACAACAATCATCGAAACCGGCGTTGATATCCCGAACGTCAATACGCTCATTGTCAATAATGCCGATAAGATGGGATTATCTCAGCTTTACCAGCTGCGCGGCCGTGTCGGCAGGTCAAACCGGGTCGCTTACGCTTATTTCACCTACCAGCGTGATAAGGTACTCAATGAAGTGGCGGAAAAGCGCCTGCAATCGATAAAAGAATTCACTGAGCTTGGTTCCGGTTTCAAAATCGCAATGCGCGACCTATCCATCCGCGGAGCCGGGAACATACTTGGAGCCGAACAACACGGATTCATCGATTCGGTCGGATTTGACCTGTATTCCCAGATGCTTCAAGAAGCGATCGAGGAGCGGAAAACCGGACCATCAGATAAACCGGCTGAAAAACCGATTGACGTTGATATGAACCTGGAGCTGGACGCTTACATCCCTGAAGAATACATTAAGGATGAACAGCAAAAAATTGATATGTATAAACGTTTCCGTAATGCGGACACCGTCGAGGATGTCGAGGACCTGCAGGAGGAAATGGTCGACCGGTTCGGTGACTATCCAGAGGAAGTCGGCTATCTCTTTTACATTACGAAGTTCCGTCTCTTGATGAGAAAAGAACGGGTGGAACTCCTGGCCAGAAAAAAACACGAAATTGAGCTGAGAATATCTGAAGAAGCGAGTGACAATATCGACGGGGCCAAACTGTTTGAAATGGCCAATGACATGGGCAATCATGTCAGGCTTGGAACGGAAGGCAAGAAGCTGAAGGTGATCATCAGCACCCGGAAAATGGAGCTTAAAGATCAGCTGTCGCAAATCGAGCATGTTTTAAGACAGCTGGACGAGGTGAAAAGGGAAAAAGTCGGTTCGTGAACAGCTGAATCCTGATATGGTGCTTTCTTCTTGCTGTCTTAGTTAAAATTTGCCTCTCTATGAATAGAACATAAAACGTGTAAGATACTATAGGCAAGAAAAATGGTGATTTCTTCATTTGAAGGACAAGTTCAGCCCAATCACCAAAAATTACACAATGAGATGAAAGTGAGGCAGCTAAGAATATGAAAGCAACAGGAATAGTTCGTCGAATTGATGATTTAGGCAGGGTTGTCATTCCGAAAGAAATTCGCAGAACGCTTCGGATTCGTGAAGGTGACCCGCTCGAGATTTACGTGGACCGTGACGGGGAGGTCATCTTGAAAAAATATTCTCCAATCAGTGAGTTGAGCGACTTCGCCAGAGAGTATGCAGATGCACTCTATGACAGCCTCGGCCATACCGTGCTCATTTCCGACCGCGATACCTTCATATCAGTATCGGGAGGATCAAAAAAGGAATTCCTGAACCGTGCAATCGGGCCGACAGTTGAAAAAGCGATGGAAAGCCGTGCTCCCCAGTTCGAAACATCTGAAAAGGAAATTGAATTAATAGACGGCATTGAAGAATCAATTGCTTCCTTTGTTCTTCAGCCCATCATTGCCAACGGAGATCCGATCGGCGCTGTTGTCATTTTTACAAGAGGGGACAAACCGCTCGGTGAAGTTGAACAAAAATCAGCCCAAACAGGTGCAGCATTTTTAGCACGCCAAATGGAACAATAGGGATGCGGCAGAGCGCAGTTCGCACTCCGAGCCTGCAATAGAACCTCGCAAGGCACCTGCTGCAGCCAACAGAATGATTGGAAACGAAAAAGGAGACGTGATGTCTCCTTTTTTCCGTTTTCAAAAAGGCACTCATTTTTCCGCCGGATTGCCTGGGAATTCCCAGGCACCGAAAACATCGATAAAGGCAGCGGAAATACACGGAAACAAGAGGAAGCGGGCGGGTCCATCCGAAGAAAAGAGGGCATTATGGTATAATACTTCCTGCAAGTACTGGCTGAGGAGGAAAAAATAGTTGAATCCTGATCAAAAACTCCGGCAGCGTACCGGCATTTGGCGGGGAGCCGCCATATTAACGGCAGCAGGGCTGCTGGCGAAAATCTTAAGTGCTGCCTATCGAATTCCTTACCAGAATATTACCGGTGATATCGGTTTTTATATTTACCAGCAGGTTTATCCGCTATATGGTATAGCGCTTGCGTTTGCCCTTTACGGGTTCCCGGCTGTGCTTTCCAAATTGGTGGCGGAAGAAAATGAAAAAACAGGCGGGGAAGGGCTCCCGGGCCTTATAATCCGTGCCTTTGCTTTCCTATTCGGCTTCGGAATGCTGCTTTTTGTAGCCTTGTATGCAGGGGCAGGTCCGCTTGCCCGCTGGATGGGCGACCCGCAGTTGGAGCTTCCGGTCAGAACCGTCGCATTTGCATTTTTCTTCATGCCGTTTCTGGCGGTCTACCGCGGCTATTACCAGGGACATGGCAACATGGTTCCGACAGCCGTTTCACAAGTAACCGAACAGGCGGTCAGAGTGTCTACGATTTTACTGTTTGCTTACCTGCTGATCAGTAGCGGATACGGAGTCTACATAGCGGGTGCCGGGGCTGTATTCGGGTCTGTGACCGGCGGGTTTGCGGCACTGCTTTTTTTAATCCTGTTCAGGCTTAAAAAAGGGAAGCAGCCGCTGTTAATAATGAGCAGTGCCAGGCTGCGGAAGAAACCGGCGGAAAAGAAGGCATATCTTCTGAAAGGCCTGCTATTAAACGGCCTGCTGCTGAGCATGAGTCACTTGCTGCTTGTCCTCCTCCAGTTTGCCGACTCCATGACACTTGTAAAAGGCCTGCTTTATGCAGGAGTGGACGGTCTTACGGCAAAGGAAATGAAAGGGGTATATGACAGGGGGTTCCCGCTGATCCAGCTCGCGACCGTATTTGCGACCTCATTGTCGCTGGCGCTTGTTCCGTTTGTATCATCGGCAAGCGCGAAGGGCAAGATGGGGGAGGTGAAGGAAAAGACGGAACTGGCACTGAGGGTCGGGCTTATGATAGGTGCAGGTGCAGCAGCGGGATTATGGCTTATCCTGGAACCTGTCAACATCATGCTTTTTGAAAACAATGCCGGCGAGATGACATTGAAAATGTTGAGCCTGGCAATCATCTTCAGCACTGCCGCCATAACGCTTTCTTCCGTCCTGCAGGGACTTGGCCATTTTTATATTCCTGCAGCTAGTGCCGCCGCCGGTTTCCTTATTAAGTGGGCGGGAAACATGATTTTCGTCCCGCGTTTCGGAACAGAGGGGGCAGCTGCAGCCACGGTCATCGCTTTTTTACTGATTGCTTTCATAAATGCTGTTTTTATCATTATCTTTTTAAAAAGCAGGCTGGTTGCCCCTGCTTCCCTTCTGAAAATTTCAGGTGCTGTTGCCGGGA contains these protein-coding regions:
- a CDS encoding anti-sigma-F factor Fin family protein, producing the protein MAIKYFCRHCGTAIGSIERREVSSEQLGFDHLSNDERAEMIRYLSNGDVHVNTICEDCQETLERNPDYHQWHTFIQ
- the mfd gene encoding transcription-repair coupling factor; the protein is MRGLQHYFLNSNDAQSIVDGFDEGLREQLAAGLTGAARPLLLASLYKSTNRPQLVVTHNLFQAQKIYDDLAELVGEDEVYLYPVNELIASEIAVASPELKGQRIEALNYWAEHEKGIIIAPVAGLRRMLPPKSVWKYSQLDFTVGEEIDVEEYLAKLVNMGYERTGMVSAPGEFSMRGGIIDVYPLTEAMPLRIELFDTEIDSIRYFDVEDQRSQDKTETVRIGPATEVLLYNDEFERGASRLEEELSKSLKKVKDASVKEQMSEKVSSEIDQLKNGQTFEQIFKYMGLFYKKTESLLDYLPENGLVMMDEISRIHETSSTLDKEEADWHTSLLQIGKIVSDIPLSHHLGDLLQKTARPRLYLSLFLKHVPHTNPQNIINFMCRSMQNFHGQMHVLKGELDRWKHSGYRVVFLAADEKRVEKLQSVLDDYDIEAGVLDRDAEVPGAGQFIMEADLSSGFELPGIKLAVITEEELFKKKSKKPKRRQKLSNAERIKSYSELKVGDYVVHVNHGIGKYLGIETLEINGIHKDYLHVKYSGNDKLYVPVEQIDQVQKYVGSEGKEPKVYKLGGTEWKKVKSRVQSSVQDIADDLIKLYAERESTPGYPYSEDTEEQRQFESAFPYQETEDQLRTIQEIKEDMEKARPMDRLLCGDVGYGKTEVAIRAAFKAIMEGKQVAFLVPTTILAQQHFETISERFQDHAINIGMLSRFRTRKQQNETIKGLKAGTVDIVIGTHRLLSKDLKFRDLGLLIIDEEQRFGVTHKEKIKQMRANVDVLTLTATPIPRTLHMSMLGVRDLSVIETPPENRFPVQTYVVEYNGALVREAIERELGRGGQVYFLYNRVEDIERKAEEISMLVPDARVTFAHGKMNETELEAVMIDFLEGHYDVLVSTTIIETGVDIPNVNTLIVNNADKMGLSQLYQLRGRVGRSNRVAYAYFTYQRDKVLNEVAEKRLQSIKEFTELGSGFKIAMRDLSIRGAGNILGAEQHGFIDSVGFDLYSQMLQEAIEERKTGPSDKPAEKPIDVDMNLELDAYIPEEYIKDEQQKIDMYKRFRNADTVEDVEDLQEEMVDRFGDYPEEVGYLFYITKFRLLMRKERVELLARKKHEIELRISEEASDNIDGAKLFEMANDMGNHVRLGTEGKKLKVIISTRKMELKDQLSQIEHVLRQLDEVKREKVGS
- a CDS encoding putative polysaccharide biosynthesis protein, which produces MNPDQKLRQRTGIWRGAAILTAAGLLAKILSAAYRIPYQNITGDIGFYIYQQVYPLYGIALAFALYGFPAVLSKLVAEENEKTGGEGLPGLIIRAFAFLFGFGMLLFVALYAGAGPLARWMGDPQLELPVRTVAFAFFFMPFLAVYRGYYQGHGNMVPTAVSQVTEQAVRVSTILLFAYLLISSGYGVYIAGAGAVFGSVTGGFAALLFLILFRLKKGKQPLLIMSSARLRKKPAEKKAYLLKGLLLNGLLLSMSHLLLVLLQFADSMTLVKGLLYAGVDGLTAKEMKGVYDRGFPLIQLATVFATSLSLALVPFVSSASAKGKMGEVKEKTELALRVGLMIGAGAAAGLWLILEPVNIMLFENNAGEMTLKMLSLAIIFSTAAITLSSVLQGLGHFYIPAASAAAGFLIKWAGNMIFVPRFGTEGAAAATVIAFLLIAFINAVFIIIFLKSRLVAPASLLKISGAVAGMAAVLAILNGMFGYLDIITAAGRAGAAVQALFETAAGGLVFLLIIMRIGLFSEEELELLPGGGRLAAIHQNMQRWGK
- the spoVT gene encoding stage V sporulation protein T → MKATGIVRRIDDLGRVVIPKEIRRTLRIREGDPLEIYVDRDGEVILKKYSPISELSDFAREYADALYDSLGHTVLISDRDTFISVSGGSKKEFLNRAIGPTVEKAMESRAPQFETSEKEIELIDGIEESIASFVLQPIIANGDPIGAVVIFTRGDKPLGEVEQKSAQTGAAFLARQMEQ